One Nostoc sp. UHCC 0302 DNA window includes the following coding sequences:
- a CDS encoding VWA domain-containing protein, whose amino-acid sequence MHDTLRLDEVVEFAENPEPRCPCVLLLDTSGSMQGEPIEALNQGLLSLKDELIKNSLAARRVEVAIVTFDSNVNVVQDFVTADQFNPPILTAQGLTTMGSGIHKALDIIQERKSQYRSNGIAYYRPWVFMITDGEPQGELDQVVEQAAQRLQGDEANKRVAFFTVGVENANMTRLNQIAVRTPLKLKGLNFIEMFVWLSASMSTVSHSQVDEQVALPPIGWGAV is encoded by the coding sequence ATGCATGATACATTAAGACTTGATGAAGTTGTGGAGTTTGCTGAGAATCCAGAACCGCGTTGTCCTTGCGTGTTACTACTAGATACCTCTGGGTCGATGCAAGGAGAGCCAATCGAAGCTTTAAATCAGGGTTTGCTGAGTTTAAAGGATGAGTTAATCAAAAATTCTTTGGCAGCAAGACGAGTGGAAGTTGCGATTGTGACTTTTGATAGTAATGTTAATGTCGTGCAAGACTTTGTGACTGCCGATCAATTTAATCCACCCATTTTGACAGCACAGGGACTGACGACAATGGGTTCGGGAATTCATAAAGCCTTAGACATAATTCAAGAGCGCAAATCTCAGTATCGTTCTAATGGGATTGCTTACTATCGCCCTTGGGTATTTATGATTACCGATGGAGAGCCGCAAGGTGAGTTAGACCAAGTAGTAGAGCAAGCAGCACAACGGTTACAAGGAGATGAAGCAAATAAGCGAGTAGCATTTTTTACAGTAGGTGTAGAAAACGCGAATATGACGCGCTTAAATCAAATAGCTGTGCGTACTCCCCTAAAACTCAAAGGGCTAAACTTTATCGAAATGTTTGTTTGGCTCTCAGCAAGTATGTCAACTGTTTCGCATTCACAGGTAGACGAACAAGTAGCATTACCACCGATTGGATGGGGGGCTGTTTAG
- a CDS encoding tetratricopeptide repeat protein translates to MQVLRCLPKQEILNLSISLGRGGEACVYALPSDANLVAKIYHKPTAGHADKLRAMLANPPENPTASLGHISIAWPEDLLQATDGSSGIIGFLMPRIRGMRPIIDFYNPRTRREHCPLFNYQYLLRTARNLAAAFAALHTSGYCVGDVNESNILVSDTALVTLVDTDSFQVRDPNNNLVYRCSVGKPEFTPPELQNKTFAQHDREIAHDLFGLAVLVFQLLMEGTHPFSGIFQGAVEPPPYEARIAAGHFTYSQQRRVPYLPTPIAPPWEILHPSLRELFVRCFEEGHNSPQRRPSAQSWLAALTEAEDSLISCTINPQHRYNNHLQTCPWCERSLRLGGRDPFPSPRAIETKEHLRPRIKAKKRQTQTPRLPQLGVPSYQLNYWQPVINNKVSHYQPARKSRLYPVIFGLLGVGALVYLDVMTKFTSPFVSQNAYTQQTLKARQNKDNNLSFADYYKQGHAAYKIRDYEQAIEYFGKAIEKNPTYAKAHVNLGNARYNLKDYEGALNDYSEALRLNPSEVKAYVNRGNARNMLAEYSSDPDKEYNLALADYNKALSLDSNEVEAHIRRGIVLSQIAKYSGDSQQGYKKAIADFTQAITLNASKTEAYFQRGVVLYQIAQYSTDYAQQYKAAIADFDQALTINPKLAKAFLKRGIVRYELAQYGGSQSDQNHTKAIEDLQTAAKISLEQDDMDNYQQALSHICVVVENKCDTLFQSSSMPGETN, encoded by the coding sequence ATGCAGGTACTTCGTTGTCTCCCTAAGCAAGAAATTCTCAACCTCAGCATTAGTTTGGGGCGTGGTGGTGAAGCTTGTGTTTATGCACTGCCATCAGATGCAAATTTGGTGGCGAAAATTTATCACAAGCCCACTGCTGGTCATGCTGACAAACTGCGAGCGATGCTTGCCAACCCGCCGGAAAATCCTACGGCTAGTTTGGGGCATATTTCCATCGCTTGGCCAGAAGATTTATTGCAGGCAACAGATGGCAGTAGCGGCATTATCGGCTTTTTAATGCCACGCATTCGGGGGATGCGTCCAATTATTGACTTTTACAATCCGAGAACCCGCCGCGAACACTGCCCTTTATTTAATTATCAGTACCTGCTCCGTACTGCTCGCAACCTAGCGGCGGCTTTTGCGGCTTTGCACACTAGTGGATATTGTGTTGGCGATGTGAATGAGTCAAATATCCTCGTCAGCGACACAGCCCTCGTTACCTTAGTAGATACCGACTCTTTCCAAGTACGCGACCCAAACAATAATCTAGTTTACCGCTGCTCGGTAGGTAAACCAGAGTTTACCCCACCAGAACTACAAAATAAAACTTTTGCACAGCACGATCGCGAAATTGCTCACGACTTATTCGGGTTAGCTGTGTTGGTATTTCAGCTGTTAATGGAAGGTACACACCCATTTTCTGGCATATTTCAAGGTGCTGTTGAGCCACCACCTTATGAAGCACGCATTGCTGCTGGACATTTCACCTACAGTCAACAGCGACGTGTACCCTATCTCCCAACACCAATTGCACCCCCTTGGGAAATCCTCCATCCCAGCTTACGGGAACTATTTGTACGTTGTTTTGAAGAAGGTCATAATAGCCCACAGCGGCGTCCTAGCGCTCAAAGCTGGCTTGCAGCACTAACTGAAGCCGAAGATAGCCTTATTAGCTGTACTATTAATCCTCAGCATCGCTACAACAACCACCTACAAACCTGTCCTTGGTGTGAACGCTCCCTGCGATTAGGCGGACGCGATCCTTTTCCATCACCTCGTGCTATCGAAACAAAAGAACATTTACGACCACGAATCAAAGCGAAAAAGCGCCAGACTCAGACTCCACGTTTGCCCCAGTTAGGAGTGCCATCGTACCAACTTAATTATTGGCAACCAGTAATTAATAATAAAGTTTCTCATTATCAACCTGCCAGAAAGTCAAGATTGTACCCAGTAATTTTTGGCTTGCTGGGTGTTGGTGCATTGGTGTATTTGGACGTAATGACTAAGTTTACTAGTCCCTTTGTTTCTCAAAATGCCTACACTCAACAAACTCTCAAGGCTCGCCAAAACAAGGATAATAATCTCAGCTTTGCGGATTATTATAAGCAGGGTCATGCTGCTTATAAAATCCGAGATTATGAGCAAGCAATTGAATATTTTGGCAAAGCAATCGAAAAAAACCCCACATACGCCAAAGCCCATGTAAATCTTGGCAATGCTCGCTACAACCTCAAAGACTATGAAGGGGCGCTGAACGACTATAGCGAAGCTCTTAGGCTCAATCCTAGTGAAGTCAAAGCTTATGTCAACCGCGGCAATGCCCGCAATATGCTCGCCGAATATAGCAGCGATCCTGATAAAGAATACAATCTAGCGCTCGCTGACTATAATAAAGCCCTAAGCCTTGACAGTAATGAAGTTGAAGCTCACATCAGACGGGGTATTGTCCTTTCCCAAATTGCTAAGTATAGCGGCGACTCACAACAAGGTTATAAAAAAGCGATCGCAGATTTTACCCAAGCAATAACTCTTAATGCTTCCAAAACAGAAGCTTATTTTCAGCGTGGTGTTGTGCTTTATCAAATTGCTCAATACAGCACTGATTACGCTCAACAATATAAAGCAGCGATCGCTGACTTTGACCAAGCATTAACCATCAACCCCAAACTAGCAAAAGCATTTCTCAAACGAGGCATAGTTCGTTATGAACTTGCACAATATGGTGGTAGTCAATCTGACCAAAACCATACCAAAGCAATCGAGGATTTGCAAACAGCTGCAAAAATCTCTCTTGAGCAAGACGATATGGATAATTATCAACAAGCACTAAGCCACATCTGCGTAGTTGTAGAAAACAAATGTGACACGTTATTCCAAAGCTCAAGTATGCCAGGAGAAACTAACTGA
- the pheT gene encoding phenylalanine--tRNA ligase subunit beta: MRISLNWLRELVEIKLNPEELAQTLTMAGFEVEDIEDRRTWANGVVVGRVLERQPHPNADKLSVCQVDIGADETLNIVCGAANVRADIYVPVATTGTYLPNIGLKIKSAKLRGVPSQGMICSLKELGLPTDVDGIHIFPQENLQIGSDVRPLLGLDDVILDLTATANRADALSMVGVAREVAALTGGKLSIPEAGEVSITKNTENLALKIADTQACPAYIGTVIEQVKIAPSPDWLQQRLRAAGVRPINNVVDITNYVLLEWGQPLHAFDRNRLQSVASSESLTVGVRFATSGETLKTLDGQTRNLTIQNLLITANDKPVALAGVMGGEETEVHEGTQSLVLEAALFDSVAIRRSSRSVGLRSEASGRYERGVNRAELEVANRRALSLMSELAQAVIVQQEIADTRPDPSTWSRSIALRLERVNQVLGPIELQEETGELEERDVERILTALGCELTPSGERSWTVSVPPYRYRDLEREIDLIEEIARLYGYDNFCDTLPEKAEAGYLPLDQELIRKLRAFLRAEGLTELIHYSLVKPGEDRQIVLTNPLFAEYSALRTDLISGLIDAFQYNLEQGNGCLNGFDIGRIFWQEDGLQEAEAIAGIIGGDRTIGKWSKGGREQPITWFEAKGVLESVFRQLSLQIEYQPDRRDERLHPGRTASLWVRGNRLGIFGQLHPQLRRERGLPDSVFVFQLDIDVLLDSLEQDETLTPAFHAYSTYPASDRDIAFFAPVKVSVAELEKAISKAGKGLLESVELFDEYRGENVPQGQRSLAFRLIYRASDRTLTEAEVEPVHNKVREALVEKFGVNLRS, encoded by the coding sequence ATGCGTATTTCTCTCAATTGGCTGCGGGAACTAGTAGAGATAAAACTTAACCCAGAAGAATTAGCCCAAACCCTGACAATGGCAGGGTTTGAAGTAGAAGATATTGAAGACCGCCGCACTTGGGCAAATGGCGTTGTTGTGGGGAGAGTGCTTGAGCGTCAACCCCACCCCAACGCTGACAAATTGAGTGTTTGCCAAGTGGATATCGGTGCAGATGAAACTTTAAATATTGTCTGTGGCGCTGCTAATGTCCGTGCAGATATTTATGTGCCAGTAGCAACTACAGGCACTTATTTACCTAATATCGGCTTAAAAATTAAATCAGCGAAACTGCGTGGTGTTCCATCTCAAGGGATGATCTGTTCCTTAAAGGAACTTGGTTTGCCTACTGATGTCGACGGAATTCATATTTTTCCTCAAGAAAACTTGCAGATCGGTAGCGATGTGCGTCCGTTATTGGGTTTAGATGATGTAATTTTAGACTTAACTGCTACTGCCAATCGCGCTGATGCCTTAAGTATGGTAGGTGTAGCCAGAGAAGTAGCAGCCTTAACTGGTGGAAAGCTCAGTATTCCTGAAGCAGGTGAAGTCTCAATTACCAAGAATACAGAAAATTTAGCTTTAAAAATCGCCGATACACAAGCTTGTCCTGCTTACATTGGTACGGTAATTGAACAAGTTAAAATCGCCCCATCTCCCGATTGGTTACAACAACGCTTACGCGCGGCTGGGGTACGCCCGATAAATAATGTGGTAGACATTACTAACTATGTTTTGTTGGAATGGGGACAGCCACTACACGCTTTTGACAGAAACCGTTTACAATCTGTTGCTAGTAGTGAAAGTTTAACCGTCGGCGTTCGCTTCGCCACTTCTGGGGAAACCCTCAAAACCCTGGATGGACAAACTCGCAACTTGACAATTCAAAATTTATTAATCACCGCCAATGACAAACCTGTTGCATTAGCAGGAGTCATGGGTGGAGAAGAAACAGAAGTCCATGAAGGCACTCAAAGCCTAGTTTTAGAAGCGGCGTTGTTTGATTCTGTAGCAATTCGGCGTTCTTCTCGGAGTGTAGGGTTAAGAAGTGAGGCTTCTGGAAGATACGAACGCGGTGTTAACCGCGCTGAGTTGGAAGTAGCTAATCGTCGTGCTTTATCGCTAATGAGTGAATTAGCTCAAGCAGTTATTGTCCAGCAAGAAATAGCTGACACCCGTCCCGATCCTTCTACTTGGAGTCGTTCCATTGCACTGCGTTTAGAACGAGTTAATCAGGTGCTAGGGCCAATCGAGTTGCAAGAAGAAACAGGAGAACTCGAAGAACGAGACGTTGAGCGTATCTTAACTGCATTGGGATGCGAGTTGACGCCTTCAGGAGAACGCAGTTGGACTGTTTCTGTACCGCCTTATCGTTACCGTGACTTAGAACGAGAAATTGACCTGATTGAAGAAATAGCTCGTCTCTACGGTTACGACAATTTTTGCGATACATTACCAGAAAAAGCAGAAGCTGGTTATTTGCCTTTAGATCAAGAATTAATTCGCAAGTTACGAGCTTTTTTACGAGCAGAAGGATTGACAGAGTTAATCCACTACTCCTTAGTAAAACCAGGAGAAGACAGACAGATAGTACTGACAAATCCTTTATTTGCAGAATATTCAGCACTGCGAACTGATTTGATATCTGGATTGATTGATGCCTTTCAATACAATTTAGAGCAAGGCAACGGTTGTCTTAACGGGTTTGATATTGGGCGAATTTTCTGGCAAGAAGACGGATTGCAAGAAGCAGAAGCGATCGCTGGCATAATAGGAGGCGATCGCACCATTGGCAAATGGTCAAAAGGTGGACGTGAGCAACCGATTACTTGGTTTGAAGCTAAAGGCGTTTTAGAAAGTGTTTTTCGCCAACTCAGTTTACAAATAGAATATCAACCTGATCGCCGCGATGAACGCTTGCATCCTGGACGCACTGCTTCCCTTTGGGTACGCGGTAACAGACTGGGCATTTTTGGGCAACTCCATCCCCAACTACGGCGAGAAAGAGGTTTACCAGATTCAGTCTTCGTTTTCCAGCTAGATATAGACGTGCTGTTAGATTCTCTAGAGCAAGATGAAACTCTCACTCCAGCATTCCATGCTTATTCCACCTATCCAGCAAGCGATCGCGACATCGCCTTTTTCGCCCCGGTGAAAGTATCAGTTGCTGAACTAGAAAAAGCAATTAGCAAAGCTGGCAAAGGCTTACTAGAGTCAGTCGAATTGTTTGATGAATACAGGGGTGAAAATGTGCCGCAAGGACAGCGGAGTCTCGCATTTCGCTTAATTTATCGAGCAAGCGATCGTACCCTCACCGAAGCTGAAGTCGAACCAGTCCACAATAAAGTCCGTGAAGCTTTAGTGGAAAAATTTGGGGTGAATTTGAGAAGTTAG
- a CDS encoding YciI family protein, translating to MPKYVVWGTYCEDVLEKRTPYRQAHLDGLAKQKESGVLITIGPTKDVTKVFGIYEAEDEATVRNLIENDPYWKNGIWTEYFVKEWIQAI from the coding sequence ATGCCTAAATATGTTGTCTGGGGAACTTACTGCGAAGATGTTCTGGAAAAACGCACTCCTTACCGTCAAGCTCATTTAGATGGATTAGCAAAACAAAAAGAATCTGGTGTGCTGATTACTATCGGCCCTACCAAAGATGTCACAAAAGTTTTTGGCATTTACGAAGCCGAAGACGAAGCCACTGTGCGCAATTTGATTGAAAATGACCCCTATTGGAAAAATGGCATCTGGACTGAATATTTTGTCAAAGAGTGGATTCAGGCTATTTAA
- a CDS encoding PP2C family serine/threonine-protein phosphatase, with amino-acid sequence MNISKQIAQWQVVAASVCGTSHIKTKQLCQDAHHWQILADNLLVAAVADGAGSASLGKVGAMVAVETAIENIAVKQITRDSLSDDYNVRSLLTDALLAAKKAVEDEAAASGKQPQDLATTLIIMVATPEVVAVAQIGDGLAVAKDRMGNLLALTTPDHGEYINETTFLTSLNALETAQMRLWREDIVNVSVLTDGLQMLALNMVVGEPHKPFFFPLFDFVVKTEDRTQAKEQLVRFLSSDRITQRTDDDLTLIIAAFNNS; translated from the coding sequence ATGAACATATCAAAACAGATTGCTCAATGGCAGGTAGTAGCCGCATCTGTATGTGGTACAAGCCACATAAAAACTAAACAGTTGTGTCAAGATGCTCACCATTGGCAGATATTGGCAGATAATCTTTTAGTGGCGGCGGTAGCAGACGGTGCGGGTTCTGCTAGCCTTGGGAAAGTAGGAGCGATGGTTGCTGTGGAAACAGCGATAGAAAATATTGCCGTTAAACAAATCACCAGAGATAGCCTCAGTGATGATTATAATGTGCGATCGCTCTTAACCGACGCTTTGCTAGCCGCTAAAAAAGCTGTAGAAGACGAAGCGGCTGCTTCTGGCAAACAGCCTCAAGATTTAGCAACTACTTTAATTATTATGGTTGCCACACCAGAAGTCGTGGCTGTGGCACAGATAGGTGATGGTTTGGCAGTAGCAAAAGATAGAATGGGAAACCTTCTCGCCCTTACCACACCTGACCACGGCGAGTACATCAACGAAACCACATTTTTAACTTCGCTGAATGCCTTAGAAACAGCGCAAATGAGATTATGGCGTGAAGACATAGTTAATGTTAGTGTCCTTACCGACGGACTACAAATGCTGGCTTTGAATATGGTTGTTGGTGAGCCTCACAAACCCTTCTTTTTTCCTTTGTTTGATTTTGTCGTCAAAACCGAAGATAGAACACAAGCCAAAGAACAATTAGTGAGGTTTTTAAGCTCAGACCGGATTACACAACGCACTGATGATGATTTGACGCTCATCATAGCTGCCTTCAATAACTCCTGA
- a CDS encoding response regulator yields the protein MINSGAFTRLRPLSLLRQLSNSSESTFLQAFSNSVSWSIYLDKGKISYATHSVEPFDRLERHLRCLSYQIPSLTPEVRVQLRLMFEPDSYSQLIEDDSNSRSQALEYQAISWLVSQQYLNSQEAIILIQELVQEVIESFLLIEEGNYELSEPLKGIPISGKLDVDKILEICQSRLQKWQSVAPQFSSPYQRPYLLISSQLKKINLADLPPNLIDWMKGFSLRHLAVITNQDEITLAQNLYPYVTQGGIILHEPDPPFDKLPKIFTKPSQSSNLITELANRELFNTVETPTSPNPRTLPDVLEENRTPAQELPQISINPRQNVQEQTTLNNINIVSEIVTPATAISSATAPWTIAKKVYKIVSVDDSPTILKEISRFLENENFSVVTINEPLKAVMSIIRHKPDLILLDLNMVGIDGYELCRVIRNNSVFKETPIIFVTGNKGIVDKVKARLVGASGYLTKPFTRTELLKIVFRHLT from the coding sequence ATGATTAATTCAGGAGCATTTACCAGATTACGTCCTTTAAGTTTGCTAAGGCAGTTATCTAATTCCTCTGAGAGTACTTTTTTGCAAGCATTTAGCAACTCAGTTTCTTGGTCTATTTACCTAGATAAGGGCAAAATATCCTATGCCACCCATTCAGTTGAACCCTTTGATCGACTAGAACGCCATTTACGCTGCCTCAGCTATCAAATTCCATCACTTACTCCTGAAGTTCGTGTTCAATTACGTCTAATGTTTGAACCTGACTCATATAGTCAGTTAATAGAAGATGACAGCAATTCTAGAAGCCAGGCTCTTGAATACCAAGCTATATCTTGGCTTGTGAGCCAACAGTATTTAAATTCTCAGGAAGCAATAATATTAATTCAAGAATTAGTTCAAGAAGTTATTGAATCATTTTTGTTAATTGAAGAAGGTAATTATGAGTTATCAGAACCGTTGAAGGGAATACCAATAAGTGGAAAATTGGATGTAGACAAAATATTAGAAATTTGTCAATCTAGATTACAGAAGTGGCAATCTGTAGCACCACAATTTTCTTCTCCCTATCAACGTCCTTATCTATTAATTTCTAGCCAACTTAAGAAAATCAATTTAGCAGACCTGCCGCCAAATTTAATTGATTGGATGAAAGGTTTCAGCTTACGTCATCTTGCTGTAATTACGAATCAAGATGAAATCACACTGGCTCAAAATTTATATCCTTACGTTACTCAGGGCGGAATTATTTTGCATGAGCCAGACCCACCATTTGATAAGCTACCAAAGATATTTACAAAACCTTCACAGTCTTCTAATCTCATCACAGAGTTAGCTAATAGAGAATTATTTAATACTGTAGAAACACCAACTAGCCCTAATCCCAGAACTTTGCCGGATGTTCTTGAAGAAAATAGAACTCCTGCTCAGGAATTACCACAGATATCTATTAATCCAAGACAAAATGTTCAGGAACAAACGACACTAAATAACATCAATATTGTTTCTGAAATAGTGACCCCTGCTACTGCGATTAGCTCTGCCACTGCACCTTGGACAATCGCCAAAAAAGTATACAAAATTGTTTCTGTAGATGATAGTCCCACAATTCTCAAAGAAATTAGCCGTTTCTTAGAGAACGAAAATTTCTCTGTTGTTACGATCAATGAACCGCTAAAAGCTGTTATGTCGATTATAAGGCACAAACCAGATTTAATTCTGCTCGATTTGAACATGGTTGGAATTGATGGTTATGAGTTGTGCCGAGTTATCCGAAATAACTCAGTGTTTAAAGAGACACCGATTATTTTTGTAACTGGTAATAAAGGGATTGTAGATAAAGTAAAAGCCAGATTGGTAGGGGCATCTGGATATCTTACTAAACCTTTTACTCGTACAGAATTATTAAAGATAGTTTTCAGGCATTTGACTTAA